The genomic DNA GATGCTTTTGTAACACCTGCGCTATGACATCATCAATTGATTGATAGTCCATATGCTCTTTGTAAAATGCTTCTTCTTCTAAAATTTCACCTATAAGATTGAAAACGGCATATCGAAGGGCTGTCTTTTTGCTGTCATTATCGATATATAGGCTTAAAATATTAAAAAAATTACTATTGTACTCATACCGTTGAGATGGTCGTCCACCACTCTTATTTTCCTTATCCAGTTCTAAGACTTCTCCAGCTACAACCATCTCATTTAACAAATTATTGCAAGTGGCATGACTCAGCCCTGTCACAGCAGCAATACCTGCTTTTGTATTACCGGGCATTGTCTTGATCACTACTCGTATAAGTTCCATATTCATTTTTTTGACATTTGAAGTATTGTATGTGATTTGCATGGGATCATCTCCTTTATATATTATACCACTTATTATAAGTGTTATAATAACAGCTGTCAAGTATGGGTCCGATGAATTTAGTAAATGTTTACGCTATATATAAACCATAGATTAGTAATAGATTCTATGATAGAATATATAAATACCATCTTTACCTACCTAGAAATAGCAAGAAGCAAATATCCATGCCTCAAAGAATAGGTCTTCTTTAATCGTTAAACTAAAATAAATTCATATAGGAGGATTAAATTATGGAATTAAATTGTATTCGTTTATTAGTGAATGATTTTGATGGCTGTTTTAAGTTTTATAAAGAAAATTTAAAACTCACATCAACTTGGGGTGAAATAGGTGGTGACTATGCGAGTTTTGACATTGGTTTATCATCTGGTTTATCCCTGTTTAAATCAGATTTAATGGCATCTGCTATTGGTGATACCGATAAAGAGTATCCCGTTGGTTATAGAGATAAAATTGCCATCATTATTAAAGTTGATGATGTTGATAGAATTTATAATGAGTTAAAATCTAATGGAGTTCATTTTGTTAACGAGCCAAGTGATATGACCGGCTGGGGAATGAGGGCCGTACATCTAAGAGACCCTGAGAACAATTTGTTAGAACTTTTTTCAGAACTAGATAAATCTAAATGGGACCATGAGTTAGTTGAAGACGATACAAAATATAATAACTAATATATAAAACGAATTTTAAAAAATAAATATCAGTTCATAAATCAAGCCCCTGCAATTATTTTGCAAGGGCTTTGTTATCCTATTTGCTGAAAATATCCGATAGATTTAGACTTAAACCTTCAAAGATGTTTGAAATAAACACCTCTTCCTGAGTGAGTGTGTTCATTTGTTCAATTTCAAAATGTTCAAAACCCCAGTGGTGTAGCTTTTTGTTTTTCGGGTCTATTACTACATATTCCTTCACTCCAGAGGTCAAATATAAATTCAATTTCCTGACCAAATCATTGTTTCTGGTAGAAGATGAAAGGATTTCAACAATGAAAGCAGGCACTCCATAATAGCGTTCCTCACGTACATTTTCCTCATCACACATAACAAACAAATCAGGTTGGATGACATCCTTTGTTTTAGACTTCTCAAAGAAGATATCATATGGTGCAACATAAGGTTTGCATTTTTTATCCTTGAAATATGTGTATAGCACACCAAATATGTTCATCAATATGTGTTGGTGTGTATGGTTAGGAGAGGACAACGCATAAACAATACCATCCAAATATTCAAACCGTGCATCTGAATGCTCATATAAATCCATATATTCCTCAAAGGTCATTTCCTTATTATGGTAAGTATAATCGGGTGCACCCTCTCTAATGACATCTTCATAACGATAATAACGCATCAACTTGGCTACAGGCTTTCCGTTCCTGGTTACAATAATATCCTCCTCCTGTACCAAATCCAAATACTTCCCGAAATTTGTTTTTAGTTCTGTTGAATTTATATCCATAAAAATACCTCCGAATCAACTAATTGATAACATTATAGCACGCAAATGATTAATATGCGAAACTATATTAATCATTTTATACCGTTTATTAATTATTTAATTTGAATAGTCGATCATTTAAAGGAGTATTGATAACTAATGCTTT from Firmicutes bacterium HGW-Firmicutes-1 includes the following:
- a CDS encoding glyoxalase, encoding MELNCIRLLVNDFDGCFKFYKENLKLTSTWGEIGGDYASFDIGLSSGLSLFKSDLMASAIGDTDKEYPVGYRDKIAIIIKVDDVDRIYNELKSNGVHFVNEPSDMTGWGMRAVHLRDPENNLLELFSELDKSKWDHELVEDDTKYNN